The following is a genomic window from Marinococcus sp. PL1-022.
GGAATATGATTCCCTCGCCCGGGAAGCCTTCCGGTACGCGGAGCGCTTAAAACGGGAGGGCGTGCCCGCAGAGTATCAGATGTTCCCAAAAACCATTCATGCGTTTACCCATGTCGGACGAAAAAGCACCGCAAAAAAAGCGTGGGGACTTGTCGTCTCCACGCTTCAGGCCCGCCTGCTGTAGGCGGGCTTTCGTATTACTCTCTCGGATGCGCCGGCTGCTGATCGAGAATTTCCTTCAGCACCCAGGCGTGATTTCGCTTTACGTCCTCCGACGAAAATACGAGCGTCACGTCCTTGTCCTGCATCCGTACAATTTCTTTCAGGCGCTGCAATTCCTCGCGCTTGAGCTCATCCTGCTCAAGCTCTGCCTTGTATGCTTCCTTGAAGCTCTCAAACTTTTTCGGCTCGTCTTCAAGCGCCTTCTGGAGCTCCTTCGACGGAGCAACGCCATCCACCCATTCATGAATATCAGCGCGCACCTCTTCGACTTCATTCGGCCATTCCTTCTCGACAAAAATCCGGTAGCCGTCGTCCGTATCTGCTTTCTTATGGAGCCGTTTGCAGTATATTGGCATTGGTATCATCCTTCTTTTGTATAGTATGAAACGTCTCTTCCCGGCTCTTTCCTTTCCAAGGAGGCGGGCAAACGTGCAAATGAACCAAAATACTCGCCCATCCTCCTATCACCGCTATTATTTTTTTCTTCTTCTCATATTTATTTTTATAAATACCTATAGTATATTAGTAAGCAGAAAGGAGGGAAAATAGTGGTTAAGGATATCGTGGAGAATGTATTCACTCTCATTCTCACCTTCTTGTTCACGATGAGCCTGTACTACGATGTGCAACTGAAACGTCAGCAGGCAAAACACGAGCAGGAAACACAAAAAAAGCACCGCTCTCGCTCTACGAGAAGACGGCGCTAGTAACCAAGGGGGAGTACGCTCCCCCATCCTTAATCACAGTATACAATGAAAAACTGGTTCCGACAAGCCTGGCGTAACGAGCTGGCGCTACTGCTTCTAACCGTTTGGTATGTTTCCCGTTCGGACTTTCCGCAGCTCGGTGTATTCGAGGCGGCAGGCCTTGCGATGCTTGGCACTGCCTACCTTCTCTACATTGTAAAGCTCTATTATACCTGGCAATTAAGGAAGATGACCTATGAATAAGAACGAACTGTCCGAATTGCTCGATGATTACTGTTATACGAAACAGGAAGCGGCCGACATTCTCGGCATCAGCATGCAGCGCCTTGGCACGCTAATCCAAAACGGCAAACTCACTCCCGTTCCACACCCTGGGACCAAACTTTTTTTAAAAACCGATGTGCATGCCCGTCTGGAAGACCAAGAAGAGCTGCGGAAACGATACTATCATCGTCCTTAAACTAAAGAGCCCTTGCATAGGGGCTCTTTTTTCAGTTAAAACGGATCGATCTAATTAACCACCGGTTCCATATCCAGTTCTGGAATGTTAATCTCCTCTATTATGCTTCCATAATACATCTAGGTCCGTTTCCCGATATCGGCTATTTACCTATTCGCTTTCCTCATACGAAACCGCAGTCATTAGAACAACCCCCGTTCTTTCTTTATTCGTGCCAGGGCTTCCGCTTCTTCAGGGAGTCTCGGACGGTTTCGCTGCATCATTTCCTCGGGATAGGAACGCGCCTGCTCCACGGCGGAAACGAGATATTCATTCCGCTTTATCGTATCGCGAACCTGCTGCGTGGATCTATACCGCATGCGGTTCCCTCCTTTCTTCTTGCTTCATTATATTATAGCATGAGTATGCCCAACCCTCTCTGCAGTATGCTTCTTTTAACATTCTACTGCCACAGGTCTGCAATTCCCTGAAGCGATAGAAACCCTGCGACCAAGGTGACCAGCACTGCGACAATTCCGAATATGAGCATCCATGCCGGGTGCCTGTAGTCCCCGACAATGGATTTTTTCCTGGATGCCAAAAGCACCGATCCAAGGGTTAATGGAAGAATTAACCCGTTTAATGCGCCGGCCACGATTAGCAATGTGACCGGTTCGCCAACAATAGCGAACACGATCGTTGAAAAAGCAATAAAGCCGACGATCAGCCATTTATAATACTTTTCAAGCTGCGGATGAAAGGAACGGATAAATGAAACGCTCGTATATGCCGAGCCGATCACGGAGCTGATCGCAGCCGACCACAGCACCACGCCGAATATTTTATACCCAACGTCGCCGAGAGCGATCTGAAACACAGAAGCTGCCGGGTTACCTTCATCAAGCGTATACCCTGCGGATACGACACCCAGCACGGCGAGAAATAAAAGCACTCTCATAATCCCGGTCGTTAAGATACCGAAGTTTGCGGCTTTTGTCACGAGCGGCAGGGCTTCTCTTCCCTGAAATCCACGGTCGATCAGCCGGTGGGCACCGGCGAAGGTAATATAGCCGCCCACAGTACCGCCGACAAGCGTTACGACCGGAAGCACGAGCGCTGCGTAATCCTCCGGGAACACGCTGCGAACCACGGCTTCCCCAACCGGCGGATTCGTCGTGATCATGACGTAGCCTACCATGACGATCATCACTACACCCAGAATCGGAATCAAAATATCAATGACTTTTTCTGCGCTCTTCACGGTAAAAATGATAATCGCTATCACGCCGGTGATCACCGCCCCCACCTCCGGGGAAATGCCGAACAGCACGTTAATGCCAAGACCTGCACCGGCTACGTTTCCGATGTTAAAGGCAATACCGCCGAGCACGATGAGGGCTGCGACCAAGTAGCCGAGGCCCGGAAACACCATGTTTGCCACATCCTGTCCCCGTTTCCCTGAGACAACCAGCACCCGCCAGATATTCAACTGAGCGCCTATATCAATAATAATCGATGCTAAAATGGCAAAAGCAAAACTCGCCAGAAACTGAGATGTGAATTGGGTCGTCTGCGTTAAGAATGCCGGGCCGATGGAGGAGGTCGCCATTAAAAAAATAGCTCCCCACAACACCCGCCGCTGGACGCCTTTTTTCAACAGATCGCTTTGGTTTTGGTCCATCATTCACCGCCGCCTTTCTTCTATCATTCAATTGGCTGCTGCAGCTGCTCCACTTGGTACGCATGGCGAATTGTCTGATTCAGGACTGGATCGTGCAGTTCAAATTCATAGTAATCGGCAAACGCCAGGGATTTAGCTACCGTGTTAATTGTCGCTGAAAAAAAGAAATTTCCCTGCGAATTTACATGCATTGATTCAAACTGCGGCTCCCATTCCTCAGGCCTCATTAGATCGGTCAACTTCCCCTGCTGGTACAGCTCCCTTTCTTCTCCAGAGGAAGCCCAGCAGGTAAAGGTGATCTGGTCCCAGTGGTCCTTCACGTCGGAATACTTCCATACGTCCCGTGCAATAATATTAGGATACGCCTGCTTGGACATCGGCACACTGAACGTTTCCAGCCTGCGGTCGGTGTGGTCGCTCCCTACGGTGACGTAAAGCCCGCCTTCTGCCCAAATCAATACGTACTCGATTTCCCCACTCGTTTCTCCGTGCTGAACCTGGATCGTATCATCCGTGGTCGGGTTGTTGTTGGCAATCGGATAAAGGGTCGGAGTCGTTTCAGGTGTCGGCACGCCAAGCTTGGCGAGTTCATCAATATGCTCCTGCACCTTCTCCTGATCGCTCCCTGCATACCCGGCGTTAAATACCCGGTTTACATCCACACTGATTTCTTTTCCGGAGGACTGCTCACGTAACGTCAGATGATTTTTCATAGGCTGATCCCTCTCCTTTACATAAACATGGTTATTCGTACAAGTCCGGCACCCGGCTGTCGAAAACAGGAACGTTTTTGCGGACGTCTGCCACATTGGACAGGTGCAGAGTTTCCCGGAGCGTTTCTTCGTGCTCTACGCTGCCCTTCTGCAGCACGTTGCCCCACGGGTCAATAAACGCTGAGGAGCCGGCAAACGTGATGCCGTCGTACGAGCCCGGACGATTGCACGTCACGACATACATCTGATTTTCCACCGCTCGCGCCGTACTCAGCACGTCCCAGTGACTCCGGCGGCTGTCCGGCCATTCTGCCGGGATAAACAGCAGCTCGCATCCCTGCAGGGCGAGACTGCGGATGATTTCCGGAAAACGAAGGTCATAGCAAATCACCACTCCCATTTTCACACCATCCAGCTCAAACACCTTCACCGGGTCGTGCCCGCCACTTAAATAGGCCGGCTCGTTCAGCATCGGCACGAGATGTATTTTGTCATAGTCGTATACAAGTTCGCCGATGTTATTTATCACAACGGCCCGGTTGTATACCTTTCCGTTTTCTTTTACTGCCATCGATCCTCCCATGATATGAACGTGATAGCGCTTCGCTGCGTCCTTTAAAAAGCGGATCGTTTCGCTGTCCACGGGATCCTCGGCAATGTCCCAGAGCTCCGGGAGCGTATATGCCGTCGTCCACATTTCCGGAAGCATGACCAGGTCCACGTTCTCAAGCTCCTGCTCCCCGAGCCAATGGCTTACCTTTTGCCGGTTCACCTCCGGGTCTCCGGCCACAATATCCATTTGATAAACTGCAATGTTCATCGTTTTCCTCCTCATGGTGGTGTATCCTATTACGTTTCAATATACCACCGGGCGCGGCGGGAAAAACAGAGGCAATTTCCCGGCACTCATTTCATTTCCCGTCCCCAGCCTTTATGCTTAAAAACATATAATAAATAAAGGAGGCACCTGTTTTGCATAATGCTGATGATTGGATCACCCAGCTGCAGCTCGAGCCGCATCCGGAGGGCGGCTTTTTCCGGCAGACAATGAAATCAGATGAAGCTGTTACTACAGCGGACGGAAGGAACCGTGCCCAGTACACGAGCATTCATTTTCTCGTCCGCTCCGGCGAGCCATCGCGACTGCACCGGCTGGAGTCGGACGAAATGTGGTACTACCATACCGGCGCTCCGCTTGACGTGCATATGATTCACCCGGAGAGCGGGCACCGTGAAATCATGACGCTTGGACCGAATGCCGCAAATGGCGAGGTGCTTCAGGGCGTGGTACCGAAGGGCACCATTTTCGGCGCTGAAGTCCGAACCTCGGAGCAGTTCGCGCTGGTCAGCTGTGTCGTGGTTCCCGGCTTTGATTTTGCCGACTTTGAGCTCCTTACGCGCGACGAGCTCACCGCCGCTTATCCCGAGCACCGGGAGGTCATTGAGCGGCTGACGTGATAAAGCACAAAAAAACCCGGGCAGCTTCTATCTGCTCGGGCTTTCCTACGTTATTAAGATGTGCGTTCTTCATCTCTTTGCTCCCTGTGCACTTCAATCGCTTCGGCCGGGAGCGGTGGGCTGAAGTAATAGCCCTGATACTCCTGGCAGGATTTCTCCGACAGCAAACGCAGCTGCGAGCACTTTTCGATACCTTCTGCGATCACGTTAAAGCCGAGGCGCTGGGCCATATGAATAATGGTTTCCACGATGGCCTCCTCGCGCTGGCCGTCTTCGATGCTGTCCATAAAGGTTTTATCAATTTTTAGCGTATTAATCGGAAAGTCCTTCAGATAGCTAAGCGACGAATAGCCGGTGCCAAAGTCGTCCAGGGAAATGCGAATGCCCTTGGCCCGTATTTGCTCCATGAGCGGCACTGATCGTTCCGGATCCTGCACGATGCTCTCGGTCAGCTCAATCTCCAGGTATTCCGGAGGCAGGCCGGTTGTTTCCAGAATTTGCGTCACCATCTTCAAAAAGTCCGGCTGCTGAAACTGCAGGGTCGAAATGTTCACCGACATTCTGTCCACCGTGCTTCCGGCCGCTTTCCATTCTGCCATCTGCCGGCACGCCTCCTGAAGGATCCAGCGCCCGAGCGGAATAATCAGTCCCGTTTCTTCGGCAAGCGGAATAAACTCTCCCGGAGGCACCATCCCGAGCTCCGGGTGTCTCCAGCGCACAAGCGCTTCATAGCCCTTGATCTCTCCGCTCCCAACATCCACCTGCGGCTGATAATACAGCAGGAATTCTTCGCTGAGAATACCCTTGCGCAGCCCGGACTCAAGCAGCATTTTTTTGGATACCTCTTCGTTCATATCCAAGGTAAAAAAGCAGTATTGGTTTGCGCCGCTGCTTTTCGCTTTGTACATCGCTGTATCGGCATGCTTTAACAGATCCTCTGCCGTTTCTCCGTCCTCCGGATACACACTGATGCCGATCGAGGCGGAAATAAACAATTCGTTTTTCTCTATAGTAATCAGCTCATTCAATTTCTCCACCAGCGAATGAGCCGTGTTTCCGGCCCGGTAGCCGGTCGACTCCGGTAGAATAATGACAAATTCATCTCCGCTCTGCCTGGCCAGAAAATCTGTCTCCCGCAGAAGCTTTTTCATCCGGTCAGCTGCAATGATTAAAAGTTCATCACCAATACGGTGACCGTAGACATCGTTTACATTTTTAAACCGGTCCAGGTCGACAAAAAGTACAGCCAGGTTCTCCTGGTTCCGCTGCTCAAGCATATGGGTGAGGTGTTCATTCAGCATACGCCGGTTCGGGAGCCGAGTTAAATCGTCCCGGTAAATCAGCTCCTGGATACGCTCGTTCTGCCTGGTCCGCTCCGAAATGTCGCGGACAATCCCGGTATATACCTTTTGCTCTCCAGTGCCCTGCCGGGAAAAGGATAGCTCGAGCGGAAATGTGTGGCCTTCGCGGTGCAGCCCTTCAAGCTCCACAAGTGAAGCATGCTCCACCTCCTCGCCGGTTTTATGAAAATACTCCACCCTTCTCTGATACGCACTTGGAATAATTGTCGAAAGGGGTTCGCCGATAATATCCGCCCGCCGATGCCCGAAAATACGCTCAGCGGCAGCATTCCAAGAAACAATCATCATGTCCATATTGGACGTAATAATCGCATCATTGGCCGTATGAATAATGCCCCGGTACAAATCATCGATATAATCCAGCTGATTCTTTTTAAATTCGATCTGACGGTCAAAAACGGCCACAATAATCGTAATAATTAAAATCGTCATAATGCCGATACCGATAAAAATGGACAAAATCTCTGTGTGAACAGTGCCGCTGTCCATTGCCATCCCGGCGCTTCCATGTTCAAACGTCGCTCCGGCCATACCCGTATAGTGCATTCCGGAAATAGCGGCCCCCATTAAAAGGGAGCTCCCGATAAAGCCGAATTCCTGCCACAGGCGTTTCCGGATAGAAGGTACAGCTGAAAGAAGCCGCAGAGCGGTGAACGAAGCCAGATAAGCAATAACGACTGACAGCGCTACAAGCAGCGGATTGTACTGAATCTCGGCATTCATCTGCATGGCAGCCATACCGATATAGTGCATCGATACAATACCGCTTCCGATAAACACAGCCCCAAGCAGATGCCATTGAACACTCGGCTTAAAAAATAAAAGAATGAAAAAGGCAAGCCAGCTGGCAGCTACCGCAAACACGATGCTCAGAACGAGCAGCAGCGAGTCATATGTAACCGTCATTCCCATATCGAGCGCTAGCATAGCGATAAAATGCATCGACCAGATGCCACCGCCAAGACAAAGCCCTCCGCTCATCGCCCAGACAGCTTTATGCTTCGAACTGGACGTTTTTAAGCGTCCGGCTGCATGAAAGGATGTATAGGAAGCAAGCACTGCAATTAATACAGACAGCACCACCAGCCATGGGCTGTACGATTCATAAGTAAGGTCCACCACATTCACCTCTTCAAAAATTCCATTTTCCAGGCATTCAGTATTTCAATATCTATATCTTTTATCGGACGGAAAGCCAATTTACTTAAACAGCAAGGCTAATCTTCTTTTATTTAATAAACATCTTTGGATAATTTAGTTCTAAATAACTAATTGAAGCATCTTTGCTAAAATGCCATTTTTACTTAATTGATGCTGGATTACTTACACAAAGTGGTTTTGTGTAAAAATGGTGGTATGATTAGGATCAAGTCAGCCTGCCCGGCAGATAGAGTTTTCAGCTTACTGTCTGCGGAAAAACGAGTAGTCGTGGAGGATTTTATGCTATCCGGATTCTTTATTAATATTACTATTCTTATATCTTTTATTTTTTTGTTTCACCGCTTGTTTTACAAAGCACCTCTCAGTTCATCCTCTTCATTTAAGCAAAAAGCTGCAGCTGGAGCCGCCAGCGGTCTGCTCGGTGTGATTTTGCTTGTGTACAGTATTCCGCTGGATGGCAATACTATTATTGACCTCCGCGTAATTCCTATTATTCTCATGGCTGTATTTGGCGGCTGGATTCCCACAATTATAGCCGGTGCCATTATTATGGCCGGCCGGCTGATGTTTGATCTCAGCATTTCTTCAGTAGCCGCTTTAGTATTCATCGCTGCCAGTGTGCTTGCCGGCGGAGTTTTACATATGTATGTACGAAGCGTATGGATCCGGTCTGCCTGGCTCGTTCTGCTTACAAATATTTATATGGCTGTCCTGCTCTCTTTATTACTGCCATTCAACAGTTGGGCTTCAGCCTCTGCAATATATTCAATCGCTACCCTGATAGGAACATTGATCGCTGTTTACATGTTTCTTCACCTTACCAGAGTAAGCCGGATGTTCAGTCACTATCAGTACCAAGCCTCCAGAGACAACCTGACCGGCCTTTACAATCAGCGTGCCTTTCAGGATATGCTTCAACAGGCAGAGAGAGAATACACCAACAGCTCCCGCCCTCTTTCGCTGCTCGTACTCGATATCGATTATTTTAAAAGCATTAACGATACACACGGTCACCTTGAAGGAGATGCCGTATTAAAGCAGCTCAGCCAAGTGCTTATTGCTTCTATCCGTCCTGACGATCAGGCCTTTCGCATCGGCGGTGAAGAATTCGGAATCCTTCTTTATGACTGCGACGAGACCCACGCCTTAACAATCGCTGAACGTGTACGTAGCGACGTGGCACAAACACCATTCAGGGTCGCTAATCATCCCAGCTCTCTATCTATCACCATCTCGATTGGCACTGCCACGTATCCAGCCCCCGGGCAGGATATATCCGCTTTATACAGCGCTGCGGACGACGCTTTATATCAGGCGAAGCATCTTGGCCGCAACCGCACCTGCTCCTACCGGCCATCCGGGCAGGGGCAGGAAATGCTTTAACCTCCTGCTTTTGCTTTCTTCCGGGCCAGCCTCTGATACCCGGGAATAGAATCTTCTTTTTCAGACGTTAAAGCGACCGGCCGGATAATATTTCCCGCCTTCATAAAAACAATAGTTTTCCCGATTCTTAAGATTTGATACACACGCTGATCAATAGAGCACCGATACAAATCTCCTGTTCTCAACTTATTCCCTCCTGCAATTTAAAGTATTAACAATTTTCTCGCCTTTGATATTTCTAATATTATACAATTTTTACGCAGCTTTGGACAGTTAATCGTACTGCTTATTTCCCATATAAAGAATCACTCTCCTTTAAATGGGAAAGTGATTCTTTATTATCTGCCAGCATTTTTTATTGTTGAGAAGTAACTTTACTGAATTTTTCGATTTTTTCTTTGACAATTTCTTTTATTCTATTGTTGCATGGGATTAATACCTTTCGTAAAGAATTATCCAGCTTTGATTCCGTAAACGTCTTTTTACCTTCTTCGATGTATCGAACGTTTAACTCTGTTCCTATATTAATTTTGGCGATACCATATTTAATTAAATTTTGTATATCATCGTAGGAGACTCCCGTCCCCCCGTGCAACACTAACGGGGCGTCTATCATTTTATTAACGCTCTCAAGCACTTCAAAGTTTAAGGTTGATTTCGACCGGTACTGGCCATGAGAAGAGCCTATAGAAATAGCTAGAGAATCTACCTGCGTTTGTTTGTAAAAATATGCTGCCTCTTCAGGATCAGTAAAATCAACTTCACCTTCTACACTTACTCCGTCCTCGGTCCCGCCGATCGCGCCTACTTCCGCTTCTACCGAGACATTATATTTACGGGCAAACTCGACCACTTCTTTAGTTACAGCAATATTCTCTTCAATAGGCAGATCCGCCCCATCGATCATTACTGAAGTAAATCCTGCTTCAATCGCTTGTTTAATAAAAGCAACATCGCTATTATGGTCCAGATGAAGAGCCACTTTCACACTTGCTTTTTCAGCCAGGGTGCGTACCATAGCCACAATCAGATCCAATCCAATGTATTTAGCCGTACCATCAGAGATCTGAATACTAATAGGTGATTTCGTTTCCTCAGCTGCTTCGATAAAAGATGGGAGCATTTCCATACAGTGCAGATTAAATGAACCGACAGCATACCCTTTTTGTTTCGCTTCCTCTAAAATTTCATGCAATGGTACTAACATATCATCCACTCCTCTATTTTTATTAATTGTACCGAATTGAATCTTTATTCTTTTTCATTAAGGCATCAATTTTTTCCGCATATCTTTCACTTGCCTGATCATCTCCGTGTTTCCACGCTTCTGTCTGCTTCTTTGTATATGCTTCCATTAGCTTTCCGTGCGGGTATCCGGGTTTATCATAATATTCCAGGCTTTTTTCCCAGGAATCGATAGCTTCTGAAATATTTTCAATTTCAAAATGAATTTTTCCCAGCTGATTAAGATGCTCTTTTATCATTTCTGTGTCTTCCGTATTTACTAACACTTCGTTCAAATTTTCAATCTCCTGCTTCTTTTCTTCCACATTGATTTCAGTCTTTGTGCTATCCGTTGTTTCTGATTTTCCTTTCAGCCAATCAAACAGACCCATAGTTTTTCACCCCTTTAATTAAACAGTTCCAGTATCCAGCCTAATAAGATTCCTATCGTAATAACATCAGAATCACTGAACGTCACGTTGTCGATGCCATATCCTCCAAGCACCGTAACGAAAATGGCCGGAAGAAGTGTAATGAATAATCCGTGGGCAATTCCCCCGATCACCGTTCCTCGGATGCCGCCAACGGCATTCGCAAAGATACCAGCGGTTCCTCCGGCAAAAAAGTTCGTCATCATACCAGGAATAATTAAAGCCAGTCCCACCACTGGGAAGAAAAGCAGGCCGACAATCGTTCCTGCTGTGGTGGCCAAGAAACCAATGATCACAGCATTTGGGGCGTAAGGAAATAACACCGGGCAGTCGAGCGCTGGTTTTGCGTTCGGGACAATTTTAATAGCAATACCACGAAACGCCGGCACGATTTCTGCTAATAAAAGACGAACCCCGGATAGTATTACATAAACCCCTGCTACAAATTGGATAGACTGCAGAAATGCATAAACGATATAGTTTGTGCCATCCGTGAATTCTGCTGCAGTCGCCGGCCCAGCTACAAAAGTCGGTATTAGATAAACAGGCACCATCACTACCATCATCGAAAGATAAGTATCCTGCATGAATTCAAAGCTTTTTGGCAGGTTAAAATTCTCTGTAGAGCTATTTTTGTTACCAACGACTTTTGCCACCCCAGCTTGAACAATATATCCAAAGGTACAATAGTGAGCCAGGGCTAAATCATCTGTGCCTGTGATTTTGCGTACAATTGGCTGAGCTATAGCCGGCATAAGCACTGCCATAATGCCGGCTACCAGACCGCCGGAAATAATAAGCAATGAGCCTCTTAGTCCTCCCATATAACCTACTAATGCAAAGACGGTGGCCATCCACAACGATGCCTGGCCAGTCAGGAAAATATACTTAAACCGGGTAAATCTTGCGATAATAATATTTATCACAAATGCCAGCACCATAATGAGAGCTGTTTCCCGGCCGACAATTTGTTGGGCAATACCGGCAATGGCATTCACATCTGTTACAGTACCTTGAATATTAAAGCCCTCTTGAAACACATTTCCTAAAAAGCCAAGTGTACCTACTAATATTTCCGTTCCTGCAATCAGCACCAAAAAACCTAAAAGCGTTTTCATAGTACCGGTAATAATTTGACCTACTGATTTTTTTAATGCTATTAAACCCACCATAGCGACCAAAGCTACGATGATCGAGGCCTGGCCTAATATGTCATTAACAATAAACTGTAGTACCTGCATGCTGAACCTCCCCCTTGTCCTGCACTTATTATAATTTTTCTAATTCAGGAAGCAGCTTTTCACGTATTTCGTTTTTATCCACCATGCGTTTTAAATAAATAATAGGTGTTTGAATGTCATACTGCTTAAATTGCGATTCAAAATTGGCACCTGTCAGAATCACGTCCGCCGGAGTTGAAGTGGCTGTGGAAATATCACAGTGGGAAAGCTTTGCTTCAATATTTTCTTCTTTTAATACATCCTCTACACTCATCTCGCAAGCGAAGCTGCTCCCAAGACCTGCACCGCATACCATTAAAATTTCTGGTTTTTTTGCCATCATTTATTCCTTCTTTCTCCAAGTATTAGTTTTTTATTTTCTGCTATTTCTACAAATTCCTGAATTAATAATGGGGCCTCTCCTTTACCTGAAACCGTTAACGGAAGCATTACAGGAATTCCTTTCTTCATTCCGGCCATAAAATTGAATTCGTGTTGTAATACGCTTTTTTTCACAAAATCCCCCAATATTCCAGCCAATAGA
Proteins encoded in this region:
- a CDS encoding EAL domain-containing protein; translation: MDLTYESYSPWLVVLSVLIAVLASYTSFHAAGRLKTSSSKHKAVWAMSGGLCLGGGIWSMHFIAMLALDMGMTVTYDSLLLVLSIVFAVAASWLAFFILLFFKPSVQWHLLGAVFIGSGIVSMHYIGMAAMQMNAEIQYNPLLVALSVVIAYLASFTALRLLSAVPSIRKRLWQEFGFIGSSLLMGAAISGMHYTGMAGATFEHGSAGMAMDSGTVHTEILSIFIGIGIMTILIITIIVAVFDRQIEFKKNQLDYIDDLYRGIIHTANDAIITSNMDMMIVSWNAAAERIFGHRRADIIGEPLSTIIPSAYQRRVEYFHKTGEEVEHASLVELEGLHREGHTFPLELSFSRQGTGEQKVYTGIVRDISERTRQNERIQELIYRDDLTRLPNRRMLNEHLTHMLEQRNQENLAVLFVDLDRFKNVNDVYGHRIGDELLIIAADRMKKLLRETDFLARQSGDEFVIILPESTGYRAGNTAHSLVEKLNELITIEKNELFISASIGISVYPEDGETAEDLLKHADTAMYKAKSSGANQYCFFTLDMNEEVSKKMLLESGLRKGILSEEFLLYYQPQVDVGSGEIKGYEALVRWRHPELGMVPPGEFIPLAEETGLIIPLGRWILQEACRQMAEWKAAGSTVDRMSVNISTLQFQQPDFLKMVTQILETTGLPPEYLEIELTESIVQDPERSVPLMEQIRAKGIRISLDDFGTGYSSLSYLKDFPINTLKIDKTFMDSIEDGQREEAIVETIIHMAQRLGFNVIAEGIEKCSQLRLLSEKSCQEYQGYYFSPPLPAEAIEVHREQRDEERTS
- a CDS encoding cupin domain-containing protein, giving the protein MHNADDWITQLQLEPHPEGGFFRQTMKSDEAVTTADGRNRAQYTSIHFLVRSGEPSRLHRLESDEMWYYHTGAPLDVHMIHPESGHREIMTLGPNAANGEVLQGVVPKGTIFGAEVRTSEQFALVSCVVVPGFDFADFELLTRDELTAAYPEHREVIERLT
- a CDS encoding DUF488 domain-containing protein — its product is MPIYCKRLHKKADTDDGYRIFVEKEWPNEVEEVRADIHEWVDGVAPSKELQKALEDEPKKFESFKEAYKAELEQDELKREELQRLKEIVRMQDKDVTLVFSSEDVKRNHAWVLKEILDQQPAHPRE
- a CDS encoding DUF2848 domain-containing protein, producing the protein MKNHLTLREQSSGKEISVDVNRVFNAGYAGSDQEKVQEHIDELAKLGVPTPETTPTLYPIANNNPTTDDTIQVQHGETSGEIEYVLIWAEGGLYVTVGSDHTDRRLETFSVPMSKQAYPNIIARDVWKYSDVKDHWDQITFTCWASSGEERELYQQGKLTDLMRPEEWEPQFESMHVNSQGNFFFSATINTVAKSLAFADYYEFELHDPVLNQTIRHAYQVEQLQQPIE
- a CDS encoding NRAMP family divalent metal transporter, with protein sequence MMDQNQSDLLKKGVQRRVLWGAIFLMATSSIGPAFLTQTTQFTSQFLASFAFAILASIIIDIGAQLNIWRVLVVSGKRGQDVANMVFPGLGYLVAALIVLGGIAFNIGNVAGAGLGINVLFGISPEVGAVITGVIAIIIFTVKSAEKVIDILIPILGVVMIVMVGYVMITTNPPVGEAVVRSVFPEDYAALVLPVVTLVGGTVGGYITFAGAHRLIDRGFQGREALPLVTKAANFGILTTGIMRVLLFLAVLGVVSAGYTLDEGNPAASVFQIALGDVGYKIFGVVLWSAAISSVIGSAYTSVSFIRSFHPQLEKYYKWLIVGFIAFSTIVFAIVGEPVTLLIVAGALNGLILPLTLGSVLLASRKKSIVGDYRHPAWMLIFGIVAVLVTLVAGFLSLQGIADLWQ
- a CDS encoding diguanylate cyclase, giving the protein MLSGFFINITILISFIFLFHRLFYKAPLSSSSSFKQKAAAGAASGLLGVILLVYSIPLDGNTIIDLRVIPIILMAVFGGWIPTIIAGAIIMAGRLMFDLSISSVAALVFIAASVLAGGVLHMYVRSVWIRSAWLVLLTNIYMAVLLSLLLPFNSWASASAIYSIATLIGTLIAVYMFLHLTRVSRMFSHYQYQASRDNLTGLYNQRAFQDMLQQAEREYTNSSRPLSLLVLDIDYFKSINDTHGHLEGDAVLKQLSQVLIASIRPDDQAFRIGGEEFGILLYDCDETHALTIAERVRSDVAQTPFRVANHPSSLSITISIGTATYPAPGQDISALYSAADDALYQAKHLGRNRTCSYRPSGQGQEML
- a CDS encoding carbon-nitrogen family hydrolase gives rise to the protein MNIAVYQMDIVAGDPEVNRQKVSHWLGEQELENVDLVMLPEMWTTAYTLPELWDIAEDPVDSETIRFLKDAAKRYHVHIMGGSMAVKENGKVYNRAVVINNIGELVYDYDKIHLVPMLNEPAYLSGGHDPVKVFELDGVKMGVVICYDLRFPEIIRSLALQGCELLFIPAEWPDSRRSHWDVLSTARAVENQMYVVTCNRPGSYDGITFAGSSAFIDPWGNVLQKGSVEHEETLRETLHLSNVADVRKNVPVFDSRVPDLYE
- a CDS encoding class II fructose-bisphosphate aldolase produces the protein MLVPLHEILEEAKQKGYAVGSFNLHCMEMLPSFIEAAEETKSPISIQISDGTAKYIGLDLIVAMVRTLAEKASVKVALHLDHNSDVAFIKQAIEAGFTSVMIDGADLPIEENIAVTKEVVEFARKYNVSVEAEVGAIGGTEDGVSVEGEVDFTDPEEAAYFYKQTQVDSLAISIGSSHGQYRSKSTLNFEVLESVNKMIDAPLVLHGGTGVSYDDIQNLIKYGIAKINIGTELNVRYIEEGKKTFTESKLDNSLRKVLIPCNNRIKEIVKEKIEKFSKVTSQQ
- a CDS encoding helix-turn-helix domain-containing protein produces the protein MNKNELSELLDDYCYTKQEAADILGISMQRLGTLIQNGKLTPVPHPGTKLFLKTDVHARLEDQEELRKRYYHRP